From a single Stigmatopora argus isolate UIUO_Sarg chromosome 4, RoL_Sarg_1.0, whole genome shotgun sequence genomic region:
- the LOC144073247 gene encoding uncharacterized protein LOC144073247, which translates to MAEKLKDLVSEKKALLESAMEVFEHGAQVVAILAGDFFPIVSIAAPIVQMALDNVESKEVVYMKEQFQKVGDRLGAISDQTRRIYEEIKRSGMDVSYFSVEENITNQFRKYIDILDVKPEFREVKKKIFMEHFKATDGDQNLHTLYDAVTGAAGSPMLDVVLEHEEKSRRVLEDFCARLKKLFCLGIIALMGHAALKGDSREEALLKTWRDKMKEVQEKMNAVIQICERDFVPQAKLDAQRLLRDAPDRDHRRLAENLLAHLRKKYDWVSWSVRVFGAPTGCLAPNEFHYVGENNHFRVSAAGDKLNVHVSYGPQTVPVDHAVILRVMATHMKPLLMTNVAKVANDLYRESTHAVAVHVILPAATDLVCVCSFPDEMHHWKLHKKKMHVCLHSA; encoded by the coding sequence ATGGCGGAGAAACTTAAGGATCTGGTGTCGGAGAAGAAGGCCCTGCTGGAGTCGGCGATGGAGGTCTTCGAGCACGGCGCCCAGGTGGTAGCCATCCTGGCGGGCGACTTCTTCCCCATCGTCTCCATCGCCGCACCCATCGTGCAGATGGCCCTGGACAACGTGGAGAGCAAGGAGGTCGTCTACATGAAGGAGCAGTTCCAGAAGGTGGGCGACCGGCTGGGCGCCATCTCCGATCAGACACGCCGCATCTACGAGGAGATCAAGCGGAGCGGCATGGACGTGTCCTACTTCTCGGTGGAGGAGAACATCACCAACCAGTTCCGCAAATACATCGACATCCTCGACGTAAAGCCTGAGTTTCGAGAAGTCAAGAAGAAAATCTTCATGGAGCACTTTAAGGCGACGGACGGCGATCAAAACCTGCACACGCTGTACGACGCGGTGACCGGCGCCGCGGGCTCCCCGATGCTGGACGTAGTCCTGGAGCACGAGGAGAAAAGCCGGCGGGTCCTGGAGGACTTTTGCGCCCGCCTCAAGAAGCTCTTCTGCCTGGGGATCATCGCACTCATGGGCCACGCCGCTTTGAAGGGCGACTCCAGGGAGGAAGCCCTGCTGAAGACCTGGAGGGACAAGATGAAGGAGGTACAGGAGAAGATGAACGCGGTCATCCAGATATGCGAGCGGGACTTTGTGCCGCAGGCCAAGCTGGACGCCCAACGCCTGCTGAGGGACGCGCCGGACCGAGACCACCGCCGGCTGGCCGAGAACCTGCTGGCCCACCTCCGAAAGAAGTACGACTGGGTGAGCTGGTCGGTGCGTGTCTTCGGGGCGCCCACGGGGTGCCTGGCCCCCAATGAGTTCCACTACGTTGGCGAGAACAACCACTTCCGGGTGTCGGCGGCGGGCGACAAGCTCAACGTGCACGTGTCCTACGGCCCCCAGACCGTGCCGGTGGACCATGCCGTTATCCTCCGAGTGATGGCGACCCACATGAAGCCCCTGCTTATGACCAACGTGGCCAAGGTGGCCAATGACCTCTACAGGGAGAGCACCCACGCCGTCGCCGTCCACGTGATCTTGCCCGCCGCCACAGACCTGGTCTGCGTCTGCAGCTTCCCCGACGAGATGCACCACTGGaaacttcacaaaaaaaagatgcacgTCTGCCTCCACTCGGCCTGA
- the LOC144073529 gene encoding uncharacterized protein LOC144073529, with the protein MNLSQNAGLRPDEALMVENAIRLAIDSVLNVLDGVNGGRCREYQRILADRDKEIHRLQREMSALRRPRGCASCGQLNRGGTPDRSPGSGNAERDAEEEQPPPLYSEPGFLSLFDAPSSHATSPTRASPTRRQAEPSAASVPGVKDEPCEVDAILVKREPGEERQQHPAGGGGGACWDAELELREVMTCEQADGTPHNAQAQQLRHKKRRVPTAQLAEEAQQQKRAAWRAASRRYYARKVARQMAGPAHFYHPLPSRYPSSARYDGARRRTAVAAAGGPPPDGRAWPAPSRKFHRTRNTAYPYREPHPEAAAGDDGGGPEEFLPS; encoded by the exons ATGaatttgagccaaaacgccGGCCTGAGGCCGGACGAAGCTCTCATGGTGGAGAACGCCATCCGGCTGGCCATCGACTCGGTGCTCAACGTCCTGGACGGCGTCAACGGCGGCCGCTGTCGCGAGTACCAGCGGATCCTAGCCGACAGGGACAAAGAGATCCACCGGCTGCAGAGGGAGATGAGCGCCCTGCGCCGCCCACGGGGGTGCGCTTCGTGCGGCCAGCTCAACCGAGGAGGCACGCCTGACCGTTCGCCTGGATCCGGAAACGCCGAGCGGGATGCCGAAGAGGAGCAGCCGCCGCCGCTGTACTCCGAACCTGGCTTCT TGAGCCTTTTTGATGCCCCGTCGTCTCACGCCACCTCCCCGACTCGCGCCTCGCCCACCCGCCGCCAAGCGGAGCCGTCCGCCGCCTCGGTGCCGGGCGTCAAAGACGAGCCCTGCGAAGTGGACGCCATCCTGGTCAAACGGGAGCCCGGCGAGGAGAGGCAGCAGCACCCTGCCGGAGGTGGAGGCGGAGCTTGTTGGGACGCGG AACTGGAGTTGAGAGAAGTGATGACCTGCGAGCAAGCCGACGGAACGCCCCACAACGCCCAGGCCCAGCAACTCAG GCACAAGAAGAGGCGCGTCCCCACGGCCCAGCTGGCCGAGGAAGCCCAGCAGCAGAAGCGGGCGGCGTGGCGAGCCGCCTCCCGCCGCTACTACGCCCGCAAAGTGGCCCGCCAGATGGCCGGCCCCGCCCACTTCTACCACCCGCTACCCTCGCGCTACCCTTCTTCCGCGCGCTACGACGGCGCCCGGAGGcggacggcggtggcggcggccggGGGCCCGCCTCCCGACGGGCGAGCGTGGCCGGCCCCGTCCAGGAAGTTTCACCGCACCAGGAACACGGCGTACCCGTACCGCGAACCCCACCcagaggcggcggcgggggaCGACGGAGGAGGGCCCGAGGAATTTTTGCCCAGTTGA
- the LOC144073250 gene encoding uncharacterized protein LOC144073250: MSAPLEKALAQKKEALEAAADALERGAEALAGTVGQLFPLCQAAAPVLRLVLDNVHSKEVFYVKERFQTLRGNLDLLCVQLEDVDREIQKAAADARYFAAEENVRNQFRKYLDVVEAEPRFRQVKTRLFLEHFQHSGGEKNLLALYHGILGQSGFGESLLDLVERYVCRSRRRLEDFCARMKELLCLGLIALLGHAALALGPQEEEDQMREWSRKMDQIELRMKDAVCSCADAFPEQARVDVGLLLREEPKPEPEPASAPASPPASPPAPAPQLLDSAQRILAFLVHKYDWVSWSVRLVNHAGGGAYRNWRAGQRFHQMSGRNCFEVPPPDGHVGAAVSYSALPRPVPKDAVARALEEAGRRGHAPAVAEVLEKRLSGFVVHAVGSHKEAAAAWSFPEDCHYWERHKNVALCVHSE; encoded by the exons ATGAGCGCCCCCCTGGAGAAGGCGCTGGCCCAGAAGAAGGAGGCCCTGGAGGCGGCGGCGGACGCGCTGGAGCGCGGCGCCGAGGCGCTGGCCGGCACGGTGGGCCAGCTCTTCCCCCTGTGCCAGGCGGCCGCCCCGGTCCTGCGCCTGGTCCTGGACAACGTCCACAGCAAGGAGGTCTTCTACGTCAAGGAGCGCTTCCAGACGCTGCGCGGCAACCTGGACCTCCTCTGCGTCCAACTGGAGGACGTGGACCGCGAGATCCAGAAGGCGGCCGCCGACGCCCGCTACTTTGCCGCCGAGGAGAACGTGCGCAACCAATTCAGGAAGTACTTGGACGTGGTGGAGGCCGAGCCGCGCTTCCGCCAGGTGAAGACGCGGCTCTTCCTGGAGCATTTTCAGCACAGCGGCGGCGAGAAGAACTTGCTGGCGCTCTACCACGGGATCTTGGGCCAGAGTGGCTTTGGAGAGTCCCTCCTGGACCTGGTGGAAAG GTACGTGTGCAGGAGCCGGCGGCGCCTGGAGGACTTTTGCGCCCGCATGAAGGAGCTCCTGTGCCTGGGCCTGATCGCGCTGCTGGGCCACGCCGCCCTGGCCCTTGGCCCGCAGGAGGAAGAAGACCAAATGCGGGAGTGGAGCCGCAAGATGGACCAGATAGAGCTCCGGATGAAGGACGCCGTGTGCTCCTGCGCCGACGCCTTCCCGGAGCAAGCCCGGGTCGACGTGGGGCTCCTCCTCCGGGAGGAGCCCAAGCCCGAGCCCGAACCCGCATCCGCGCCCGCATCCCCACCCGCATCCCCGCCCGCACCCGCGCCCCAGCTGCTGGATTCGGCGCAACGGATCCTGGCCTTCCTGGTCCACAAGTACGACTGGGTGAGCTGGTCGGTGCGCCTGGTCAACCacgccggcggcggcgcctACCGCAACTGGAGGGCCGGCCAGCGCTTCCACCAGATGTCCGGGCGCAACTGCTTCGAGGTTCCGCCGCCGGACGGCCACGTGGGCGCGGCCGTGTCCTACAGCGCCCTCCCGCGCCCGGTGCCCAAGGACGCCGTGGCCCGGGCCCTGGAGGAAGCTGGGCGTCGGGGCCACGCCCCCGCCGTGGCCGAGGTCCTGGAGAAACGCCTGAGCGGCTTCGTGGTGCACGCCGTCGGCAGCCACAAGGAGGCGGCCGCCGCCTGGAGCTTCCCCGAAGATTGCCACTACTGGGAGAGGCACAAGAACGTGGCCCTCTGCGTACACTCGGAATGA
- the rpz5 gene encoding rapunzel 5 isoform X1 gives MENVANWLADNRDKIEKGLEVMGQASEVLATTVGQLHPILEAVFLACGEILGNPDGKEAAYLGRKMEEVDRHLAVVRGDMGRLALEQCKTSMNKQNFEREAHMLGQYDKFQEFLNAKPALREKKKDKFLKYYENTEGDLNLEALYNAVTGECADGRPLLDTVVETEQRSRRAVEDFCARLKKLLVLGLIAALGYAALKEGGAGAQAAALERWQERTGDAERRMKEAVEHCATTFADQAKLDLEEALKGGECAVSRELTDALLASLAAKYDWVRWSVRAFNSRERIFFYNWLAGRKFHGSGGANWFEVPTGNRAKVVVSFCVDPPPVDKTLIYEQIEAQRLKGNMMAVALELNRLFPDCLVHAVNHYKEVVESNNFSVESYYYGRHKRAFICIHPQ, from the coding sequence ATGGAGAACGTGGCCAACTGGCTGGCGGACAACCGCGACAAGATCGAGAAGGGCTTGGAGGTGATGGGCCAGGCCTCGGAGGTCCTGGCCACCACGGTGGGGCAGCTGCACCCCATCCTGGAGGCCGTCTTCCTGGCCTGCGGCGAGATCCTGGGCAACCCCGACGGAAAGGAAGCCGCCTACCTGGGCCGCAAGATGGAGGAGGTGGACCGCCACCTGGCCGTGGTCCGCGGCGACATGGGGCGCTTGGCCCTGGAGCAGTGCAAGACCTCCATGAACAAGCAGAACTTTGAGCGCGAGGCGCACATGCTGGGCCAGTACGACAAGTTCCAGGAGTTCCTCAACGCCAAGCCCGCCCTGAGGGAGAAGAAGAAGGACAAGTTCCTCAAGTACTACGAGAACACGGAGGGCGACCTCAACCTGGAGGCGCTCTACAACGCCGTGACGGGGGAGTGCGCCGACGGGCGCCCCCTGCTGGACACGGTGGTGGAGACGGAGCAGAGGAGCCGGCGGGCGGTGGAGGACTTTTGCGCCCGCCTCAAGAAGCTGCTGGTGCTGGGGCTCATCGCCGCCTTGGGCTACGCTGCCCTGAAGGAGGGCGGCGCCGGGGCGCAGGCGGCGGCGCTGGAAAGGTGGCAGGAGCGCACCGGGGACGCCGAGCGCCGGATGAAAGAGGCCGTGGAGCACTGCGCCACCACCTTCGCCGACCAGGCCAAGCTGGACCTGGAGGAGGCGCTGAAGGGCGGCGAGTGCGCGGTGAGCCGCGAGCTGACCGACGCCCTGCTGGCCTCGCTGGCCGCCAAGTACGACTGGGTGCGCTGGTCGGTGCGCGCCTTCAACAGCCGCGAGCGCATCTTCTTCTACAACTGGCTGGCCGGCCGCAAGTTCCACGGCAGCGGCGGCGCCAACTGGTTCGAGGTGCCCACCGGCAACCGGGCCAAGGTGGTGGTGTCCTTCTGCGTGGACCCGCCGCCCGTGGACAAGACGCTGATCTACGAGCAGATCGAGGCGCAGAGGCTGAAGGGCAACATGATGGCCGTGGCCCTGGAGCTCAACCGCCTCTTCCCCGACTGCCTGGTGCACGCCGTCAACCACTACAAGGAGGTGGTGGAGTCCAACAACTTCAGCGTGGAGTCCTACTACTACGGCAGGCACAAGCGGGCCTTCATCTGCATCCACCCGCAGTGA
- the LOC144073249 gene encoding uncharacterized protein LOC144073249 encodes MAENLQDLVSEKKDMVATAMEVFEHGAEVVASLVGDFFPIFSIAAPIVQLALDNVESKEAVYMKEQFQKVRDRLDDVSHQICRIHGEVERSGVDVAYFPSEENITNQFRKYMDILNAKPNFREVKKKLFLDHFERTGGDENLHTLYDGVTGDNFAGRSVLDVVLKYEEKSRRALEDFCARLKKLFCLGIIALMGHAALKGDSREEALLEQWRGKMKVVQEKMDAVIQVCVREFELQAELDARRLLRDAPNRDHRRLAEDLLAHLRKKYDWVGWSVRVFRAPKWKLTPKEFHCAGGKNRFRVSAADDKLNVHVSFGPRATPVDRAAVLQLLTAHKKAKAATVAEALFAVGSGPVAVHVVLAAAEEPVCVWSFPDDTHYWEHHGKMHVCLHST; translated from the coding sequence ATGGCGGAGAACCTTCAGGATCTGGTGTCGGAGAAGAAGGACATGGTGGCGACGGCGATGGAGGTCTTCGAGCACGGCGCCGAGGTGGTGGCCAGCCTGGTGGGCGACTTCTTCCCCATCTTCTCCATCGCCGCACCCATCGTGCAGCTGGCCCTGGACAACGTGGAGAGCAAGGAGGCCGTCTACATGAAGGAGCAGTTCCAGAAGGTGCGCGACCGGCTGGACGATGTCTCCCATCAGATCTGCCGCATCCATGGGGAGGTCGAGCGGAGCGGCGTGGACGTGGCCTACTTCCCGTCGGAGGAGAACATCACCAACCAGTTCCGCAAATACATGGACATCCTCAACGCCAAGCCCAATTTTCGGGAAGTCAAGAAGAAGCTCTTCCTGGACCACTTTGAGAGGACGGGCGGCGACGAGAACCTGCACACGCTGTACGACGGGGTGACCGGCGACAACTTCGCGGGCCGCTCGGTGCTGGACGTGGTCCTGAAGTATGAGGAGAAAAGCCGGCGGGCCCTGGAGGACTTTTGCGCCCGCCTCAAGAAGCTCTTCTGCCTGGGGATCATCGCGCTCATGGGCCACGCCGCTTTGAAGGGCGACTCCAGGGAGGAAGCCCTGCTGGAGCAATGGAGGGGCAAGATGAAGGTGGTGCAGGAGAAGATGGACGCCGTCATCCAGGTCTGCGTGCGGGAGTTTGAGCTGCAGGCCGAGCTGGACGCCCGCCGCCTGCTGAGGGACGCGCCGAACCGAGACCACCGCCGGCTGGCCGAGGACCTGCTGGCCCACCTCCGGAAGAAGTACGACTGGGTGGGCTGGTCGGTGCGCGTCTTCAGGGCGCCCAAGTGGAAGCTGACCCCCAAGGAGTTCCACTGCGCGGGCGGGAAGAACCGCTTCCGGGTGTCGGCGGCGGACGACAAGCTCAACGTGCACGTGTCcttcggcccccgggccacgcCGGTGGACCGCGCCGCCGTCCTCCAACTGCTGACGGCCCACAAGAAGGCCAAGGCGGCCACCGTGGCCGAGGCGCTCTTCGCCGTGGGCTCCGGCCCCGTCGCCGTCCACGTGGTCTTGGCCGCCGCCGAGGAGCCGGTCTGCGTCTGGAGCTTCCCTGACGACACGCACTACTGGGAACATCACGGCAAGATGCACGTCTGCCTTCACTCGACCTGA
- the rpz5 gene encoding rapunzel 5 isoform X2: MLFIDYSSAFNTIKPDILTDKLSHLGLSSSICCWIKDFLTNRPQTVRLGPHLSSSITLSTGSPQGCVLSPLLYSLYTYDCAPTHQSNAIIKFADDTTVVGLISGGDESAYRDEVNNLSSWCSVNNLTLNTTKTKEIILDFRKHGTDLAPLLINGVCVDRVQSFKFLGVHVTDKLSWSTNTTAVVKKAQTRLHFLRVLRKNNLGSNLLRTFYRTTVESILAYGITVWYAGSTAADKKAMQKVINTAQRIVGCSLPSLEDIASPCYLSRAKNIIGDPYHPGHNLFQLLPSGRRYRSHKARTNRLKDSFFPTSIRHLNSR; the protein is encoded by the coding sequence atgctcttcattgactacagctcagccttcaataccataaaaccggacattctgactgacaaactctcccaccttggcctatcctcttcaatctgctgctggataaaggacttcttgaccaaccgcccacagactgttagacttggtccccacctctcttcctccattacactaagcactggctcccctcaaggctgtgtactgagtcctcttctgtactccctgtacacctacgactgtgcacccacccaccagtctaacgccatcatcaaattcgctgacgacaccactgtggtcggactcatctcaggaggggatgagtcggcttacagagatgaggtcaacaatttgtcttcgtggtgctcggtgaacaatctcacactgaacaccacgaaaactaaagaaataatcttggactttcgcaaacacggcacagatctggccccactcctcataaatggagtatgtgtagacagggtccagtcctttaaattcctgggggtccacgtcacggacaagctctcatggtctacaaacaccacggcggtggtgaagaaggctcagacacgactccatttcctcagggtgctcaggaagaacaacttgggctccaatcttctgagaaccttctatagaaccactgtagagagcatcctggcgtacggcatcacagtgtggtacgctggaagcacggcggcagacaaaaaggccatgcagaaagtgattaacactgcccagaggattgtcggctgctctctgccctcacttgaagacattgccagcccgtgttacctcagcagagccaagaacatcataggggacccttaccaccctggtcacaatctgttccagctgctgccctctggcagacgctataggtcccacaaagctcggacaaataggcttaaggacagttttttccccacatccatcagacatctaaactcgcgctaa
- the LOC144073351 gene encoding protein rapunzel-like encodes MSDELMENDRSKLKSGMIQAIKCLSSISSAAAAVNPIFGVAGALLRVVLHYVDDEDIVQLKRQFGEVHRGLDDISRKNHQVLMAIRKETLDTQYSSVEENLKNQFRKYMELVEALPKHRQAKKEDFIEAYARNKGDQNLHTLYDGVMGTVKLFSRPILEVYLTHSGGDRTSMERLCTRLTYLFCIGLIALMGYSALLGDDEEGISKEWAKNMQHVEEKMQQMLAQCRR; translated from the exons ATGTCGGACGAACTGATGGAAAATGACCGCTCCAAGCTGAAGAGCGGCATGATCCAGGCCATAAAGTGCCTATCCTCCATCTCGTCGGCGGCGGCCGCGGTCAACCCCATCTTCGGCGTGGCCGGCGCCCTCCTGCGCGTGGTCCTGCACTACGTGGACGACGAGGACATCGTGCAGCTGAAGCGCCAGTTCGGCGAGGTCCACCGGGGCCTAGATGACATTTCGCGCAAGAACCATCAGGTCCTGATGGCCATCCGGAAGGAGACGCTGGACACCCAGTACAGCTCGGTGGAGGAGAACCTGAAGAACCAGTTCCGCAAATACATGGAGCTGGTGGAGGCCCTCCCCAAGCACCGCCAGGCCAAGAAGGAGGACTTCATCGAGGCCTACGCCCGCAACAAGGGCGACCAGAATCTGCACACGCTCTACGACGGCGTGATGGGGACCGTCAAGCTCTTCAGCCGCCCCATCCTGGAG GTGTACCTGACGCACTCTGGCGGCGATCGTACCAGCATGGAGCGCTTGTGCACGCGCCTCACCTACTTGTTCTGCATTGGCCTCATCGCCCTGATGGGCTACAGCGCCCTCCTCGGGGACGACGAGGAGGGCATCAGCAAAGAATGGGCCAAAAATATGCAGCACGTGGAGGAGAAGATGCAGCAAATGCTGGCCCAGTGCCGCCGCTGA